One genomic segment of Mytilus galloprovincialis chromosome 5, xbMytGall1.hap1.1, whole genome shotgun sequence includes these proteins:
- the LOC143075090 gene encoding uncharacterized protein LOC143075090, with product MLFQRFLLYCAGMQFTLIESIILMWMLNITTSTAHTIAAHVRITNWTCVNSGTASCAGYKLKIGYTRVKGCAILTGSIFAFAQNNNEEKFWLSSKNTTTFTTIPTNTLNERLIVVVLDNLNQLKATSCENLKRRHVQGNMTTIHTDAYNVGSAIYSFDIEIITVCSSMLCTGLRCNHCVTTTTQTSLPNLSTTSMTLTQSTTKQKIHVKTISTTTIIETTNTSPEEDKNITTANIALIAVIIALLLVILLFLYKWWNGKNKVDDHKISSTIDKESTENNERKQTNKLYNDEKKEREYKENSDLGNNEVVSSKPSSNKQTGKIVGNPKEPNAENNKIQSEKANTSRKTNRNKRRKTDDEFETNEDEKTKRKTTQKKKQKRKKRKS from the exons ATGTTATTTCAACGGTTCCTTTTGTACTGTGCAGGGATGCAGTTCACCTTAATAGAATCCATTATACTGATGTGGATGCTG AATATAACAACGTCAACTGCACATACAATAGCAGCTCATGTTAGAATAACTAATTGGACTTGTGTAAACTCAGGGACAGCCAGTTGTgcgggttataaactaaaaataGGATACACGAG gGTGAAAGGATGTGCCATTTTAACAGGCTCAATATTTGCATTTGCACAAAATAATAACGAAGAGAAATTCTGGTTGTCTTCAAAGAATACCACAACCTTTACTACCATTCCTACAAAT ACTTTAAATGAACGTTTAATTGTTGTTGTATTAGACAATTTAAACCAGTTGAAAGCAACATCGTGTGAAAACCTTAAGCGACGACACGTACAAGGAAACATGACTACTATTCATACGGATGCATATAATGTTGGTTCGGCTATATACAG TTTTGATATCGAAATAATAACAGTTTGTTCCTCTATGCTCTGCACTGGGCTCAGATGCAATCATTGTG TAACAACAACTACGCAAACTTCCCTACCAAATCTTTCAACAACGTCGATGACATTAACACAGTCGACGAcgaaacaaaaaatacatgtgAAAACGATATCCACGACAACTATAATTGAAACCACAAACACATCACCA GAAGAAGATAAAAACATCACGACTGCAAATATCGCATTGATAGCTGTGATAATAGCTCTGCTATTAGTGATactattatttttatacaaatg GTGGAATGGAAAAAACAAAGTCGACGATCATAAAATAAGTTCGACCATAGATAAAGAATCGACagaaaataatgaacgaaaacaaacaaacaaactatatAATGATGAGAAAAAAGAACGTGAATATAAAGAGAATTCGGATTTAGGAAATAATGAAGTTGTTTCATCTAAACCCAGTTCAAATAAGCAAACAGGTAAAATCGTTGGAAACCCCAAAGAACCAAATGCTGAGAATAATAAAATTCAAAGTGAAAAAGCCAACACGTCAAGAAAAACTAATAGAAATAAACGCCGTAAAACAGATGATGAATTTGAAACAAATGAGGATGagaagacaaaaagaaaaacgacgcaaaaaaagaaacaaaaaagaaaaaaacgaaaaagCTAA